Proteins encoded within one genomic window of Ottowia sp. SB7-C50:
- a CDS encoding AMP-binding protein, with protein sequence MSTALAASHARGATTPPLIEQTLGAFFDAMVERVPEREALVVAHQQRRYTYRQLQTESRRLASALLGLGLKPGDRIGIWSHNNAEWVLMQLATAMTGLVLVNINPAYRTAEVEYALNKVDCKALVVMPRFKTSDYLGMLRELAPEWAHARPGEPLESQTLPHLQHAIWIDVAGEGADEPGFTRFSDLMKTGDPQDARLAQVARLLHNTDPINIQFTSGTTGFPKGATLTHRNILNNGFFIGEAMKLTQEDRLCIPVPLYHCFGMVLGNLAVLTHGGCIVYPNDAFDPLTVLETVQKEKCTGLHGVPTMFIAELDHPDFAKYDLSTLRTGIMAGSPCPIEVMKRVQRDMNMGEVTIAYGMTETSPVSCQSSTSTPLDKRVSTVGLVQPHLEVKIIDPETGETVPRGATGELCTKGYSVMQGYWGDDARTREAIDAEGFMHTGDLATMDEEGYVNIVGRSKDMVIRGGENVYPREIEEFLYRHPKIQDVQVVGVPDQRFGEELCAWIVVKPGHTLTEDEVRDFCKGKIAHYKVPKYLRFVTEFPMTVTGKIQKFKIREQMQQELGLQEVKTA encoded by the coding sequence ATGAGCACCGCACTCGCCGCCAGCCACGCCCGTGGCGCCACCACGCCGCCGCTGATCGAACAGACGCTGGGCGCCTTTTTCGACGCCATGGTCGAGCGGGTGCCCGAGCGCGAGGCGCTGGTGGTGGCGCACCAGCAGCGCCGCTACACCTACCGCCAGCTGCAGACGGAAAGCCGCCGCCTGGCCAGCGCGCTGCTGGGCCTGGGGCTCAAGCCCGGCGACCGCATCGGCATCTGGTCGCACAACAACGCCGAATGGGTGCTGATGCAGCTGGCCACGGCGATGACCGGGCTGGTGCTGGTCAATATCAACCCGGCCTACCGCACGGCCGAGGTCGAATACGCGCTGAACAAGGTCGACTGCAAGGCGCTGGTCGTCATGCCGCGCTTCAAGACCAGCGACTACCTGGGCATGCTGCGCGAGCTGGCGCCCGAATGGGCGCACGCGCGGCCCGGCGAGCCGCTCGAATCGCAGACGCTGCCGCACCTGCAGCACGCGATCTGGATCGACGTGGCAGGTGAGGGCGCCGACGAACCGGGGTTCACGCGCTTTTCCGACCTGATGAAGACCGGCGACCCGCAGGACGCGCGCCTGGCCCAGGTGGCGCGGCTGCTGCACAACACCGACCCGATCAACATCCAGTTCACCAGCGGCACCACGGGCTTTCCCAAGGGCGCCACGCTGACGCACCGCAACATCCTCAACAACGGTTTCTTCATCGGCGAAGCCATGAAGCTGACGCAGGAAGACCGGCTGTGCATTCCCGTGCCGCTGTACCACTGCTTCGGCATGGTGCTGGGCAACCTGGCGGTACTGACGCACGGCGGCTGCATCGTCTACCCCAACGATGCGTTCGACCCGCTCACCGTGCTGGAAACGGTCCAGAAGGAAAAATGCACCGGCCTGCACGGCGTGCCCACCATGTTCATCGCGGAGCTGGACCACCCGGATTTCGCCAAGTACGACCTCAGCACCCTGCGCACCGGCATCATGGCCGGCAGCCCGTGCCCCATAGAGGTGATGAAGCGCGTGCAGCGCGACATGAACATGGGCGAGGTGACGATTGCCTATGGCATGACCGAGACCTCGCCCGTCAGCTGCCAGAGCTCTACCTCCACGCCGCTGGACAAGCGCGTGTCCACCGTCGGCCTGGTGCAGCCGCACCTGGAGGTGAAGATCATCGACCCCGAAACCGGCGAAACCGTGCCGCGCGGCGCCACCGGCGAGCTGTGCACCAAGGGCTATTCGGTGATGCAGGGCTACTGGGGCGACGATGCGCGCACGCGCGAAGCCATCGACGCCGAAGGCTTCATGCACACGGGCGACCTGGCCACCATGGACGAAGAAGGCTACGTCAACATCGTCGGCCGCAGCAAGGACATGGTGATCCGCGGCGGCGAGAACGTTTACCCCCGCGAGATCGAGGAATTTCTCTACCGCCACCCCAAGATCCAGGACGTGCAGGTGGTCGGCGTGCCCGACCAGCGCTTCGGTGAAGAACTGTGCGCCTGGATCGTCGTCAAGCCCGGCCACACGCTCACCGAAGACGAGGTGCGCGATTTCTGCAAGGGCAAGATCGCGCACTACAAGGTGCCCAAGTACCTGCGCTTCGTCACCGAGTTCCCCATGACGGTGACCGGCAAGATCCAGAAGTTCAAGATTCGCGAGCAGATGCAGCAGGAGTTGGGGCTGCAGGAAGTCAAGACCGCCTGA